ATTGTGTGGGAATGGGTTGTGGTATCGCAAGATTACAGTCCACATAGGTTTAGGAAAGTTCTTTTAGATTCATTTAAATTAGTAGAAAAACAAATGTCTGGAGATGAGATTGGTGAATCTGAAATTGCATTGAAAGTGTTTCAATATTTGAAGAGAAGGAGGTATCTTGTTGTAATCGATGATGTTTGGGATAAGCGTGTTTGGGATGATATAAGGTGCATCTTTCCGGATGATAATAATGGAAGTAGAATTATGTTAACCACAAGACAATTGGATGTGGCATGTTATCCTGAAACTGCAGGCGATGTTCATGAGATGTCGTTCATGAATGATTCTCAAAGTTGGGATTTGCTCAAGTAAAAGGTGTTCCCAGACAGCCTTTGCCCACCTCAATTGGAGAATGTTGGGAAAGAGATTGCACGGAGGTGCGCGGGACTACCTCTTGCTGTTGTCCTCCTTGCTGGCGTCTTGTCTCCAGTCGATAAGATTAGAGCTTCTTGGGAGAAAATTGCCAAAAATGTAAATCCTATTATTGGCCAGGAACTAGAGGAGATACTATCTTTGAGCTACACCTACTTGCCTCATCATTTAAGGTCTTGTTTTTTGTATGTTGGAGGTTTCCTACACGATGTGAATATTCGCACTTCAAGACTCGTTAGATTGTGGATAGCAGAGGGTTTTCTGAAACATCAAAATGGAGGCAGTAAAAGCTTGGAAGATGAGGCTGAGGAGTATTTCGAGGATCTTGTGAAGAGAAATCTTGTAATGGTGACCAGTAGAAAGAGTGATGGAAAAATCAAGAGTTGCAGCCTCCATGATATGGTACGAGACATGTGCATTAAGAAAGCCCGTGATGAGGACTTTATTCATGTTATGGATGGACGTGATCTTCCACAAGGATTGATGAGTGAGAGACGCATAAGTTTCAGTCGTTCTGATGCAGATGATATTTTGGGTCCAACTTTCCGGACCATTTTATGCTTCCAAATTCAGAAATTTTCCAGTTGGCTAGCCGAGTTGGGAAGTTATAAATTGCTAAGAGTATAAGATGCTTTAGGTGTGTACCTAAAAGAACTTCCTTCCCAAGTATTTGAGTTGTATCATTTAAGATATCTTGCTTTAATGGGCTCTTTTAGAATTCCATCAGTTGTGTCTAATCTCGTGAATCTTCAAACGTTAATCATTCATCTAGCATCCGGAAGGCTACGGGGAAAACATGATGATGATGTGCATCACTCTTTGCCATTGGAAATTTGGGTGTTGCCACAGTTAAGGCATCTTTTCTTCCATTCTCCTTATATGCTGCCttatccaattcaaggattaAACCTTCCTCTAGAAAATATCCAAACTCTTTTTCTTGTAGCAGATCTTGTATGGAATGAAAAGATCCTACAATTAATTCCAAATGTCAAGAGATTGGGACTTACTTATACAAGTGCAACCACTCAAACTCAATCATTTGACCTTCATCGTCTCCAGGATTTGCATCAACTTGAAATTTGGAAGTGATTGGGTATGGAGGTTTCTTGTGGAGAAGGGAAAATCCTAGTTTTCCTAGTACATTGAAAAAGTTAACCTTAGTAGGTGGGGGATTTCCTTGGAAAGATATGGCCATTGTGGGTTTGTTGCCAAAACTGGAAATCCTCAAACTACTACGTCATGCTTGCTATGGTAACACATGGGAAACAAATGATGACTATTTTCCCCTGCTTAAATATTTGCTAATTGATGGATCACATCTCGAGCACTGGACAACTCAGGGAAACCCATTCCCAACACTCAAATGCTTGGTGCTTCGCTCTTGCGGGTCTCTAAGAGAGATTCCAGAAGTTATAGGAGAAATTTCAACACTTGAACTCATTGAAGTTGAATATTGTTCTCCTTCTCTTGTGGAATCAGccatgaaaataaaagatgatcAAGAGAGTTGTGGAAACGATGTTCTACAAGTTGTTTGTGCCAGTCATGAGGTTAGAGTTTTACCATCTTCAGATTTTTCAGaatcttttagttttttaagaTTGACATATTTGAAATCTTatttggtactccctccgttccctcatagttgaggcggaacttttcggcatggagtttaagaaataaatgttgagtgtgttaaataaatagataaaaaagtaagaaagagaaaaaggtggagagaataaagtctaaagtgaataaagtatgagagaataaagtaagagagagtaaagtaagaaagaggaaaaagttactatatatggaaatgactcaactacgagggaacttcccaaaatggaaaaatgactcaactatgaaggaacggagggagtagtataacTATATAACCAAATTCATTCAGAACGTGTCTGGGTTGATACTAAAAACACGCTCCGACCTGCTTGTATGTTTATAATTGTTTCCCaattttatgagaataaagtaatttgTTGCATTGATTTGTTATCTAtattatgttgattttatCCAATATCTTGTCATTGTTAGAACGAGTCCAGATCTTCCGCATTATAGGGTAAATGGTGATTGTCTCATCACTAAAAGTTCTCTTATTCAGTTCAGTCCTTGTATAAGTAAATAAGTACTATTTCACAACTCAGATAAGTAATGAAAAACCTATCGTGAATGGCTGTGGTGTGAAAAACTTTAAGTCTCCTAACCTACTTTGGGATGACGAATGACATTGAAAGTATGGTATGACATTGAAAGGATCACAGTGGAATAATCCTTCTTGCTGAGTACTAAAGTATGTcagaaattattatttcataaatctTTGTACATGAGCATATGACATTAATTCTGCATTGCTATAACTTGGTAATATGTGAGGGTTTTTCGTAAAACAGATAAATCCTAACATTTTGGGCAGATAATTATTGTCTATGAGTGTTATGATTGTTATTGCATTGACTTGTGTCCTAATTAAGGCCAGATTGATAAATACCAAAGAGGTACTCGATATATAGATTTTATTGTACGAAAGACTGGCTGGAATTAAATTCCAGCAAACTGACTAGTTGGAATTTAACACCGGcgtaatattaaataattaaaccaGAAGtagcaaattaaattatgcaatgagtattaaaaatattaagaatgagaaaataattaactgAAAGTTAATGATCACTAGGGAC
The genomic region above belongs to Salvia hispanica cultivar TCC Black 2014 chromosome 3, UniMelb_Shisp_WGS_1.0, whole genome shotgun sequence and contains:
- the LOC125210260 gene encoding putative late blight resistance protein homolog R1A-10 — its product is MAAYAALLSLARSTHPNNESLFSSDIIRSIHDYVNFLILFFQQFPHKVNRWETRIRDVAYKIEDILETFMWQRIQSHQPSRVKMDDQLKNVTEEIGLIAGEVMEERPAYKPASSSRLAAAGNDSVIGLREDILAIHRRLCGAPSGLQVIPIVWEWVVVSQDYSPHRFRKVLLDSFKLVEKQMSGDEIGESEIALKVFQYLKRRRYLVVIDDVWDKRVWDDIRCIFPDDNNGSRIMLTTRQLDVVFPDSLCPPQLENVGKEIARRCAGLPLAVVLLAGVLSPVDKIRASWEKIAKNVNPIIGQELEEILSLSYTYLPHHLRSCFLYVGGFLHDVNIRTSRLVRLWIAEGFLKHQNGGSKSLEDEAEEYFEDLVKRNLVMVTSRKSDGKIKSCSLHDMVRDMCIKKARDEDFIHVMDGRDLPQGLMSERRISFSRSDADDILGPTFRTILCFQIQKFSSWLAELGSYKLLRV